The following are encoded in a window of Microbacterium sp. LWO13-1.2 genomic DNA:
- a CDS encoding ABC transporter permease, with protein sequence MIRRIVGHAASLVVVLWGAATLAFLAFRVIPGDPVDVMLGPQAQVSDAVKDGIRAELGLDRPPLEQYVSYLSQLLRGDLGESYQLRMPVAEVIGRQLGATLQLTASALLIAVVLALAAALLARRSVSRGIVAAVELVLLSSPVFWIGLVLLSVFAFGLGWFPVSGTRNPATMVLPAVTLALPVAALLGQVLRDGIETAERQPFATTVRARGAGHVRLTLHHTLRHGAAGALTLTAYLVGSLLGGAVLVETVFARPGLGRVTLSAITDRDLPVLSGIILLSAFTFVVVNLVVELVHPLLDPRVRTVADTPDRTPRA encoded by the coding sequence ATGATCAGAAGGATCGTCGGGCACGCGGCATCCCTCGTCGTGGTGCTGTGGGGAGCGGCGACGCTCGCCTTCCTGGCTTTCCGGGTGATCCCCGGCGACCCGGTCGACGTCATGCTCGGACCGCAAGCTCAGGTGAGCGATGCCGTCAAGGACGGCATCCGGGCGGAACTGGGGCTGGATCGGCCGCCGCTCGAGCAGTACGTCTCGTACCTGAGCCAGCTGCTGCGGGGCGATCTGGGCGAGTCGTACCAACTGCGGATGCCGGTGGCCGAGGTGATCGGGCGGCAGCTCGGGGCGACCCTGCAGCTGACCGCATCCGCGCTGCTCATCGCCGTGGTGCTCGCTCTTGCCGCCGCGCTCCTCGCGCGGCGCTCGGTGTCCCGGGGAATCGTCGCGGCTGTCGAACTCGTCCTGCTCTCCTCGCCGGTGTTCTGGATCGGACTCGTGCTGCTGAGTGTCTTCGCCTTCGGTCTCGGCTGGTTCCCGGTCTCCGGCACTCGAAATCCGGCGACGATGGTGCTCCCTGCCGTCACGCTCGCCCTGCCGGTGGCTGCGCTTCTGGGACAGGTGCTGCGCGACGGCATCGAGACGGCGGAACGCCAGCCGTTCGCGACGACCGTTCGCGCGCGGGGAGCGGGTCACGTGCGCCTCACCCTGCATCACACGCTGCGGCACGGGGCGGCCGGCGCCCTCACCCTGACCGCCTACCTCGTCGGCTCGCTGCTCGGCGGGGCGGTGCTGGTGGAGACCGTCTTCGCCCGGCCTGGCCTCGGAAGGGTGACGCTCTCGGCGATCACCGACCGCGATTTGCCGGTGCTCAGTGGCATCATCCTGCTCAGCGCGTTCACGTTCGTCGTCGTGAATCTCGTCGTCGAGCTCGTGCACCCGCTGCTCGATCCGCGCGTGCGGACAGTGGCCGACACCCCGGACAGGACGCCGCGCGCATGA
- a CDS encoding DUF559 domain-containing protein, with product MSQDNLIEAVTNGGGVMRVERLRELGFRRTLLESVLAAGRLQRVRRGWVALPNVDPLLASAARRGVVLTCITQARRLGLWVHETPAAAHVGATPGSAGGKPDTIRVHWARPLLPRHPDSLVDPIENVLAIVAECEPHEQALATWDSALNKGLVTLEGLAGYDWRPAARRLLGEATPFSDAGLETYLRPRLRWLRHPIRIQTWIAGHRVDALIGERLVLQIDGAHHVGQQRSEDIRHDAELRLMGYHVVRISYHQMMHEWALVQDLIMRAVAQGLHLASRRRA from the coding sequence ATGAGCCAGGACAACCTCATCGAGGCCGTCACCAATGGCGGTGGTGTCATGCGCGTGGAGCGGCTCCGCGAACTCGGTTTTCGGCGCACACTTCTCGAGTCCGTACTCGCCGCAGGCCGACTTCAGCGCGTGCGCCGCGGATGGGTGGCGTTGCCGAACGTGGATCCGCTTCTCGCATCGGCGGCGCGGCGCGGCGTCGTGCTCACATGCATCACCCAGGCGCGCCGACTCGGCTTGTGGGTGCACGAGACGCCGGCAGCTGCGCACGTCGGAGCGACGCCAGGCAGCGCGGGTGGAAAGCCGGACACGATCCGCGTGCACTGGGCGCGGCCGTTGCTGCCACGTCACCCGGACTCGCTCGTGGATCCGATCGAGAATGTGCTCGCGATAGTCGCCGAGTGCGAGCCCCATGAGCAGGCGCTCGCGACCTGGGACTCCGCGCTCAACAAGGGACTGGTCACGTTGGAAGGACTCGCCGGGTACGACTGGCGCCCGGCGGCGCGGCGTCTGCTCGGAGAAGCGACGCCGTTCTCGGACGCCGGGCTGGAGACCTACCTTCGCCCTCGACTGCGCTGGCTGCGGCATCCGATCCGGATCCAGACGTGGATTGCGGGCCACAGGGTCGACGCGCTCATCGGCGAGCGTCTCGTGCTGCAGATCGACGGAGCACATCACGTCGGCCAGCAGCGCAGCGAGGACATCAGACACGATGCCGAGCTGAGGCTCATGGGATACCACGTGGTTCGCATCAGCTACCACCAGATGATGCACGAATGGGCATTAGTGCAGGACCTGATCATGCGAGCCGTCGCTCAGGGGCTACATCTCGCGTCGCGTCGCCGGGCCTGA
- a CDS encoding ABC transporter ATP-binding protein → MSALEVRDLSVRIGGARPVESVSFTVEPGECVAIVGESGAGKSLTAAALLGLTPHVARVSATRLVVDGVDARLFGEHEWRRLRGERIALVSQDALVSLDPLRTIGAEIAEPLAIHRQLAGTQRRTRVLELLDAVAMPEPARRIRQYSHELSGGLRQRALIASALAGDPAVLIADEPTTALDATVQARILDLLRGIADAGTAVVFISHDFEAVRRVADRVLVMRDGRVVESGAVADVLEAPQHEYTRRLIAATMHEPRPAVDAGGELVFSSVAASKAFGAMPAVVGATFSVHRGRTLGIVGESGSGKTTLARMIVGVEHPDAGELRRNGAQRVQLVHQNPLGAFDPRWTIGRSLREALAAGRVPRSQRSSRVAGLLVEVGLDPALAGRRPSALSGGQRQRAAIARTLAADPDVLVLDEPVSALDPSVRERILHLLRRLQRERGLTIIFVSHDLDVIAAIADDVLVMQDGRIVEQGATGAVFAAPQHPFTRELLAASAVS, encoded by the coding sequence ATGAGTGCGCTCGAGGTGCGGGATCTCTCCGTCAGAATCGGCGGTGCCAGGCCGGTGGAATCCGTCTCCTTCACCGTGGAACCGGGGGAGTGCGTCGCGATCGTCGGGGAGTCGGGGGCCGGCAAGTCGCTGACGGCCGCGGCCCTGCTGGGACTGACTCCGCACGTCGCCCGGGTATCTGCCACCCGTCTCGTCGTCGACGGCGTCGATGCGCGGTTGTTCGGCGAACATGAGTGGCGCCGGCTCCGCGGCGAACGGATCGCGCTCGTGTCGCAGGATGCTCTGGTGTCCCTCGACCCGCTGCGCACCATCGGGGCGGAGATCGCCGAACCGTTGGCCATCCATCGGCAGCTCGCGGGGACGCAGCGCCGCACACGAGTGCTCGAACTTCTCGACGCGGTGGCGATGCCGGAGCCGGCACGTCGGATCAGACAGTACTCGCACGAGCTGTCCGGAGGGCTCCGGCAACGCGCGCTCATCGCCTCGGCCCTTGCCGGCGACCCGGCGGTGCTCATCGCCGACGAGCCGACCACGGCCCTGGACGCGACGGTGCAGGCGCGGATCCTCGATCTGCTGCGAGGGATCGCGGATGCCGGCACCGCCGTCGTCTTCATCAGCCACGACTTCGAGGCCGTGCGGCGGGTCGCCGATCGGGTCCTGGTGATGCGGGACGGCCGGGTGGTCGAATCCGGTGCGGTCGCGGACGTGCTCGAGGCTCCGCAGCACGAATACACGCGCCGACTGATCGCAGCGACGATGCACGAGCCGCGTCCCGCCGTCGATGCGGGCGGCGAGCTGGTGTTCTCGTCCGTGGCGGCGTCGAAGGCGTTCGGCGCCATGCCCGCCGTCGTCGGTGCGACTTTCTCGGTGCATCGTGGTCGGACGCTCGGCATCGTCGGGGAGTCCGGCTCCGGCAAGACGACACTGGCCAGGATGATCGTCGGGGTGGAGCATCCGGACGCCGGCGAACTGCGCCGGAACGGAGCGCAGCGCGTGCAGCTTGTGCACCAGAACCCGCTCGGCGCATTCGATCCGCGATGGACGATCGGACGATCGCTGCGCGAGGCGCTTGCTGCCGGCCGGGTCCCGCGCTCGCAGCGTTCATCGCGCGTTGCCGGACTGCTCGTCGAGGTCGGCCTGGATCCCGCACTCGCGGGGCGCCGGCCATCAGCCCTCTCCGGCGGTCAGCGACAGCGCGCGGCCATCGCCCGGACCCTCGCCGCCGATCCGGATGTTCTGGTGCTCGACGAGCCGGTGTCGGCACTCGATCCCTCGGTGCGGGAGCGGATCCTGCACCTGCTCCGGCGACTGCAGCGAGAACGCGGGCTGACGATAATCTTCGTCTCGCACGATCTCGACGTGATCGCGGCGATCGCGGATGACGTGCTCGTGATGCAGGACGGGCGGATCGTCGAGCAGGGCGCCACCGGTGCCGTCTTCGCGGCTCCTCAGCATCCGTTCACTCGAGAGCTACTCGCGGCCAGCGCCGTGTCCTGA
- a CDS encoding pentapeptide repeat-containing protein: MARSSDSPVAPRVTAPDLPEDLAPATPARRADLLAARLEIAGSADLAYASLEQCVVTADADTVDLTGATILDVAMTDMRVASLKLRNSGIRRLRITGGRIGTLDLSGARIAELELRDVRIDYLNLGTARAEDIEVTGCSIRAIDMPQAELTRVRFTSTRSDEVDPRGMRATHVDLRGLDALAYLDANSLRGTTLTEFQVQQLAPTIAAGLGIQIKG; this comes from the coding sequence ATGGCCCGCTCCTCCGACTCCCCCGTCGCGCCTCGCGTCACCGCACCCGACCTCCCGGAGGACCTCGCACCCGCCACTCCTGCCCGTCGAGCCGACCTGTTGGCCGCACGCCTCGAGATCGCGGGCTCAGCGGATCTCGCGTACGCCTCCTTGGAGCAGTGCGTGGTCACGGCGGATGCCGACACGGTCGACCTCACCGGTGCCACGATCCTCGACGTCGCGATGACCGACATGAGGGTGGCCTCCCTCAAACTCCGCAATTCCGGAATCCGTCGCCTTCGCATCACCGGCGGACGGATCGGGACGCTCGATCTCAGCGGCGCCCGCATCGCCGAGCTCGAACTCCGCGACGTGCGCATCGATTACCTGAACCTCGGGACAGCGCGCGCCGAAGATATCGAGGTCACCGGCTGCAGCATCCGCGCCATCGACATGCCGCAGGCCGAACTCACCCGGGTTCGCTTCACGAGCACTCGCAGCGACGAGGTCGATCCGCGCGGCATGCGTGCCACGCACGTCGATCTGCGCGGATTGGATGCCCTCGCCTACCTCGACGCGAACAGCCTGCGCGGAACCACACTGACCGAGTTCCAGGTGCAGCAGCTCGCCCCGACCATTGCGGCCGGACTCGGCATCCAGATCAAGGGCTGA
- the valS gene encoding valine--tRNA ligase, with product MAVSVQNQIPDKPALEGLEAKWDAAWRDQGTYLFDRIRAAAAGRDGVYSIDTPPPTASGSLHIGHVFSYTHTDIKARFERMRGKTVFYPMGWDDNGLPTERRVQNYYGVRCDPTLPYDANFTPPFEGGDNKSSRAADQLPISRRNFIELCERLTVEDEKQFESLFRQLGLSVDWTQTYRTISDDTIRQSQLAFLRNIERGEAYQALAPTLWDVDFRSAIAQAELEDRDQQAAFHTIEFPFADGTGSIAIDTTRPELLPACIALVTHPEGPHKHLIGTKVRTPFFGSEIEIHGHHLAQPDKGTGAAMVCTFGDVTDIIWWRELRTTTNESLPNMTTIGLDGRFLPKAPSLVSDAGARDWYAENMGGKTVFSARKALVEKLQETGDMTSVGKPFNHAVKFFEKGDRPLEIVSTRQWYIRNGARDAKLRDELIAHGAELAWHPDFMRVRYENWVGGLTGDWLVSRQRFFGVPIPLWYALDENGERDYDRVLTPDAASLPIDPTSDVPAGYTEDQRGVAGGFDAEADILDTWATSSLTPQLAGGWQRDEELWNLTAPFDLRPQGQDIIRTWLFSTMLRSTLEDGRAPWRNAAISGFIVDPDRKKMSKSKGNVVTPADILESHGSDAVRYWSASSRLGMDAAFDPQNPTQVKIGRRLAIKVLNAAKFVLSFPVPEDAQVTHALDASMLAALDGVIRDATKAYENYDQAKALEVTEAFFWTFCDDYLELVKERAYNQNDVGQASAALALRLTLSAVLRLLAPVLSFATEEVWSWFEEGSVHTASWPEPLGIAGDPAVLSAASEALIGIRRAKTEAKASQKTPVARAAIAAPAAKLVALRAAADDLRAVGRIAELEFSEAEAFAVIAIELAPVEPAVGEGV from the coding sequence ATGGCCGTGTCCGTTCAGAACCAGATTCCCGACAAGCCCGCACTCGAAGGTCTCGAAGCGAAGTGGGACGCCGCATGGCGCGATCAGGGGACGTACCTGTTCGACCGCATCCGCGCCGCTGCCGCCGGCCGCGATGGCGTCTATTCGATCGACACACCACCGCCGACGGCATCCGGATCCCTCCACATCGGGCACGTGTTCTCGTACACGCACACCGACATCAAGGCGCGGTTCGAGCGCATGCGTGGCAAGACCGTGTTCTACCCGATGGGCTGGGACGACAACGGCCTCCCGACCGAGCGCCGCGTGCAGAACTACTACGGTGTCCGTTGCGACCCCACTCTTCCGTACGATGCCAACTTCACTCCCCCGTTCGAGGGCGGTGACAACAAGTCCAGCCGCGCAGCCGACCAGTTGCCGATCAGCCGCCGCAACTTCATCGAGCTGTGCGAGCGGCTGACCGTCGAAGACGAGAAGCAGTTCGAGAGCCTCTTCCGCCAGCTCGGTCTCAGCGTGGACTGGACCCAGACCTACCGCACGATCTCCGACGACACGATCCGGCAGAGCCAGCTCGCGTTCCTTCGCAACATCGAGCGCGGCGAGGCCTACCAGGCGCTTGCGCCCACCCTGTGGGACGTCGACTTCCGCTCCGCGATCGCGCAGGCCGAGCTGGAGGACCGCGACCAGCAGGCGGCGTTCCACACGATCGAGTTCCCCTTCGCCGATGGCACCGGCTCGATCGCCATCGACACGACCCGCCCGGAGCTGCTCCCGGCGTGCATCGCGCTCGTGACGCACCCGGAGGGCCCGCACAAGCACCTCATCGGCACGAAGGTGCGCACCCCGTTCTTCGGCTCCGAGATCGAGATCCACGGACACCACCTCGCTCAGCCCGACAAGGGCACCGGCGCCGCGATGGTCTGCACCTTCGGCGACGTGACCGACATCATCTGGTGGCGCGAGCTGCGCACGACGACGAACGAGTCACTGCCCAACATGACCACGATCGGCCTGGATGGCCGATTCCTTCCCAAAGCGCCTTCTCTGGTGTCGGATGCAGGCGCTCGAGACTGGTACGCCGAGAACATGGGCGGCAAGACGGTCTTCAGCGCCCGCAAGGCGCTCGTCGAGAAGCTGCAGGAGACCGGCGACATGACGTCGGTCGGCAAGCCGTTCAACCACGCGGTGAAGTTCTTCGAGAAGGGCGACCGCCCGCTCGAGATCGTTTCGACCCGCCAGTGGTACATCCGCAACGGCGCGAGAGACGCGAAGCTGCGCGACGAGCTCATCGCGCACGGTGCCGAGCTCGCCTGGCACCCGGACTTCATGCGGGTGCGCTACGAGAACTGGGTGGGCGGCCTCACCGGCGACTGGCTGGTTTCGCGCCAGCGCTTCTTCGGCGTGCCGATCCCGCTCTGGTACGCGCTCGACGAGAACGGCGAGCGTGACTACGACCGTGTGCTGACCCCGGATGCCGCCTCGCTGCCGATCGATCCGACGAGCGACGTGCCGGCGGGATACACCGAGGACCAGCGCGGCGTGGCCGGTGGATTCGACGCCGAGGCCGACATCCTCGACACCTGGGCGACGTCGTCGCTCACCCCGCAGCTGGCCGGCGGCTGGCAGCGCGATGAGGAGCTGTGGAACCTCACTGCGCCGTTCGACCTGCGTCCGCAGGGCCAGGACATCATTCGCACCTGGCTGTTCTCCACGATGCTGCGCTCGACTCTCGAGGACGGCCGGGCACCGTGGCGCAACGCGGCGATCAGCGGCTTCATCGTCGACCCCGATCGCAAGAAGATGTCGAAATCGAAGGGCAACGTCGTCACGCCGGCGGACATCCTCGAATCGCACGGTTCGGATGCCGTTCGCTACTGGTCGGCCTCCAGCCGACTGGGAATGGATGCGGCGTTCGACCCGCAGAATCCGACGCAGGTGAAGATCGGTCGCCGTCTGGCGATCAAGGTGCTGAACGCGGCGAAGTTCGTGCTGTCGTTCCCGGTTCCCGAGGATGCACAGGTCACGCACGCGCTGGATGCTTCGATGCTCGCCGCGCTTGACGGAGTGATCCGCGATGCCACGAAGGCATACGAGAACTATGACCAGGCGAAGGCCCTGGAAGTCACCGAGGCCTTCTTCTGGACGTTCTGCGACGACTACCTCGAACTCGTCAAGGAGCGCGCGTACAACCAGAACGACGTCGGGCAGGCATCGGCGGCACTCGCCCTGCGCCTGACCCTCTCTGCGGTGCTTCGTCTGCTCGCTCCGGTGCTGTCGTTCGCCACCGAGGAAGTGTGGTCGTGGTTCGAGGAGGGTTCGGTGCACACCGCGAGTTGGCCGGAGCCGCTCGGCATCGCCGGCGATCCTGCGGTGCTGTCTGCCGCCAGTGAGGCGCTGATCGGCATCCGTCGTGCGAAGACAGAGGCGAAGGCCTCGCAGAAGACGCCGGTCGCTCGTGCAGCAATCGCCGCTCCCGCCGCGAAGCTCGTCGCCCTCCGCGCCGCCGCCGATGACCTGCGCGCCGTCGGCCGAATCGCCGAGCTCGAGTTCAGCGAGGCCGAGGCGTTCGCGGTCATCGCGATCGAGCTCGCCCCCGTCGAGCCTGCAGTGGGCGAGGGCGTCTGA
- a CDS encoding ABC transporter permease — protein MSVGRRILLGAAVLILALIAVAALVPDLIASQDPLQTDVRSALQAPSAAHLFGTDQSGRDVFSRVVHGTGRSVGIGLLATALALVVGLLFGALAGVAPRAVDIAAMRVTDVLLAFPEFLVALIVVAVLGPGPVNVAIAVTLAAVPVYVRMGRVQTRTLAVAEHVEAARILGVPPVLAFVRHVVPSVFGSLSVLATIGIGSSILAAAGLSFLGLGPAEPAPEWGLMLAGGRNVLGQAWWISVFPGAAITLTVVAATIVGRQLRARAEGRTS, from the coding sequence ATGAGCGTCGGACGTCGCATTCTCCTCGGCGCAGCCGTGTTGATCCTCGCGCTGATCGCCGTGGCGGCGCTCGTGCCCGACCTGATCGCCTCCCAGGATCCCCTGCAGACCGATGTGCGCAGCGCCCTGCAGGCGCCGAGCGCCGCGCATCTGTTCGGCACGGACCAGAGTGGCCGCGACGTCTTCTCGCGCGTTGTGCACGGGACAGGCAGATCGGTCGGCATCGGACTGCTCGCGACCGCCCTCGCCCTCGTCGTCGGTCTGCTGTTCGGCGCACTGGCGGGGGTCGCGCCCCGCGCCGTCGATATTGCCGCGATGCGCGTCACGGATGTGCTCCTCGCCTTCCCCGAGTTCCTCGTCGCTCTGATCGTCGTCGCGGTGCTCGGGCCCGGTCCCGTGAACGTCGCGATCGCGGTCACGCTCGCCGCGGTGCCGGTGTACGTGCGCATGGGGCGCGTGCAGACGAGGACGCTCGCCGTCGCCGAACACGTCGAGGCGGCTCGCATCCTCGGGGTGCCGCCCGTGCTCGCGTTCGTGAGGCATGTGGTGCCCAGCGTCTTCGGGTCGCTCAGTGTGCTCGCCACCATCGGGATCGGATCGAGCATCCTTGCCGCAGCCGGGCTCAGCTTCCTCGGCCTCGGCCCCGCGGAACCGGCACCGGAATGGGGCCTCATGCTGGCCGGCGGGCGCAACGTCCTCGGCCAGGCCTGGTGGATCTCGGTCTTTCCCGGAGCGGCGATCACGCTCACGGTCGTCGCAGCGACGATCGTCGGACGTCAACTGAGGGCCCGCGCCGAGGGGAGGACATCATGA
- a CDS encoding ABC transporter substrate-binding protein: protein MRISLRRRLLPFVAVSAAAALALSACAAPGATEEGGGEVVWGVDGSLLASGHMDPQTSQLDISAAVQRSVLDSLVFQKPDGSFGPWLATEWTVSDDSTEYTFTLRDDVTFHDGEPFDAAAVKANFDRIIDPETESAQAASMLGGEFYAGTDVVDEHTVTVRFSQPYAPFLQAASTAQLGFYSPKVLAESADELKVGGPGITVGTGPFELTEYTPEQEIVYTANADYAWAPEGTEKPGFETLRVEILPEPSVRAGVVSSGEADLVGQIPPNVAATLGDGVTVEAVEEPGLPYSLYLNEKHGVFADQKVREAFSRAIDIDASVEEIFFGEYPRAWSILGPTTPGYDASLEGSWPMDRDLANSLLDEAGWTQRGDDGIRTKDGQRLSARWIAWTPVPDDRAALANAIQSDLKEVGFEVLLEKLEPGAYNEQYGPKTFDLTDWSFSGVDADLLRNHLHSEGFQNASQVTDPTIDELLEKGVATTDADARADVYGELQQWNAEHVAIVPLYVPSAITAVGERISGLQFDLYGRPLFFGVTVE from the coding sequence ATGCGCATTTCGCTCCGGCGTCGCCTCCTGCCCTTCGTCGCGGTCTCCGCCGCTGCCGCCCTCGCGCTGAGCGCCTGCGCGGCTCCTGGGGCTACCGAGGAAGGCGGCGGAGAAGTCGTCTGGGGTGTCGACGGCAGTCTGCTCGCGTCCGGCCACATGGACCCTCAGACGAGCCAGTTGGACATCTCCGCCGCTGTCCAGCGGTCCGTCCTCGACTCGCTGGTCTTCCAGAAGCCCGACGGCTCGTTCGGCCCGTGGCTCGCGACCGAGTGGACGGTGTCCGATGACAGCACCGAGTACACGTTCACGCTCCGCGACGATGTGACGTTCCACGACGGGGAGCCGTTCGATGCGGCGGCGGTGAAAGCGAACTTCGACCGGATCATCGACCCCGAGACGGAATCGGCTCAGGCCGCGAGCATGCTCGGCGGAGAGTTCTACGCCGGTACCGACGTCGTCGACGAGCACACCGTCACGGTGCGCTTCTCCCAGCCTTACGCGCCTTTCCTGCAGGCAGCGAGCACGGCGCAGCTCGGCTTCTACTCGCCGAAGGTGCTGGCCGAGTCCGCTGACGAGTTGAAGGTCGGCGGCCCCGGCATCACGGTCGGCACCGGCCCGTTCGAGCTCACCGAGTACACGCCGGAGCAGGAGATCGTGTACACGGCCAACGCCGACTACGCGTGGGCGCCGGAAGGCACGGAGAAGCCCGGATTCGAGACGCTGCGCGTGGAGATCCTCCCCGAGCCATCGGTGCGCGCGGGCGTCGTCAGCTCCGGAGAGGCCGACCTCGTCGGCCAGATCCCGCCGAACGTCGCCGCCACGCTCGGCGACGGGGTGACCGTTGAGGCCGTCGAAGAGCCGGGTCTTCCCTACTCGCTGTACCTCAACGAGAAGCACGGCGTCTTCGCCGACCAGAAGGTGCGCGAGGCGTTCTCCCGTGCGATCGACATCGATGCGTCCGTCGAAGAGATCTTCTTCGGCGAATACCCGCGCGCGTGGAGCATCCTCGGACCGACGACCCCGGGCTACGACGCATCACTCGAGGGATCGTGGCCGATGGACCGCGACCTCGCGAACTCCCTGCTCGATGAGGCCGGGTGGACCCAGCGCGGCGACGACGGCATCCGCACCAAAGACGGCCAGCGGCTGTCCGCGCGCTGGATCGCCTGGACCCCGGTGCCCGACGATCGTGCCGCGCTGGCGAACGCCATCCAGTCCGACCTCAAGGAGGTGGGCTTCGAGGTCCTCCTCGAGAAGCTCGAGCCGGGTGCCTACAACGAGCAGTACGGGCCGAAGACGTTCGATCTCACCGACTGGAGCTTCTCCGGCGTCGACGCCGACCTGCTGCGCAACCATCTGCACAGCGAGGGTTTCCAGAACGCCTCGCAGGTCACCGACCCGACCATCGACGAATTGCTCGAGAAGGGTGTCGCGACGACGGATGCCGACGCTCGTGCCGATGTCTACGGCGAACTGCAGCAGTGGAACGCCGAGCACGTCGCGATCGTGCCGCTGTACGTGCCGTCCGCCATCACCGCGGTCGGGGAGCGCATCTCCGGTCTGCAGTTCGACCTCTACGGACGTCCGCTGTTCTTCGGTGTGACGGTCGAGTGA